The sequence below is a genomic window from Acropora palmata chromosome 5, jaAcrPala1.3, whole genome shotgun sequence.
gtttttttttttagcccgCTGGTCGGTAAAGTCAAAAGAATAAACGTTACTGAAGCGTCACTCTGATATCTAAATTTTAAGTCGACTATTGGGCGCAAACGTTTAATCTTGCGTCTTTGACAAAAGTGATTCAGGGTCGGAACGAATGTGTATACCGTGGTTGTTTTCATGCTCTTCTCAAGAAATGTTTCTCCGCAAATGATTGTTCCGCAAATGATTGTTCCACAAATAGCGACGAGGGGGAGGGgttcttcttttctaaaatGATACGGAAAAGTGAGGTTGAAGTTTTTAACTAAAGGCATTGCTATAATCCCTTAATCAAAACTTTGTAATATGTTTTCCTAAATGGCTGCACAACTACTTGGAACATatcttgtatttttctttctacGAGGCTAAGTTCAGTAGGGGTCAATGAAATGTATGAATAAAATGTTGGAGCGCTGTGACAACCATGCCTTATATGGAAAGTAATTTTAATGGCACGAAACACTTTGCTAGCTGTCAATATCTCGGCCTACAAAGCGACGCCAGTTCTAACATCTTCGTCACATCCAGATCGGAAGCAAAGACGAAGTTGAGCAATCAAATATAAAATGGAGTCGTCGGGAATCATAAAAAATATCTGTCCTAAGACCTTAAACACGTTCACATGTGCGCTGGTTACAATTTGGATCACATTCGGTACCGTTCTTATTGGAATATTCTCAGATATGGAAATCAATGAGCCCAGGTTCGATTTCCGATGTGATGGGAAAGACAACATCGACAAGGATTTCCTCCGAGGAATGTGCTATAATCAATACTGGATACAAAACCATAAACTTGGCATTCCTCCTCACTTATTTGTCATAGTGAATGTGCTCCTTATTCCAAGTGTGACCGTCATGTACTATCTATTATTCAACTCAACAGTTGAAAAACTCAAACTTAACTCTCAAGATGCTCAAGTACAACCCAGGCATCGAAGACGAACTCTTTTCATCGCATACCTTTGTCAACTCATTATTAGCATTGTTTTGGCGATAACTTTCATCCTCTTCCTAGAAAGTCATCTTTTTTATCCCAGGAATTTTCCGTCAAAGTTTTCCTGTTTTATCGAAAATTCGTCGTCAGTTAACGGAACGCAATCTACCACTTTATTTAACTGTTCCACTAGTCGAGCGCGTGATAAAAATCTGTGGACCAGAGTTCTGACGGCAACGAATGGAATCTTCGCATTTTTTGCTTTCGTGGAGGTTATTTGGATCTTAAGGCGAGCAAACAATAAAAGAGAATTTATGGAAAATTGGCGGTTTTATGCtgattatttaaaattaaactcAGACGAACAGCGACAAGAACAACAACCAGACTGCATTTCTTTAGTAGAATCACAACATGGAGCTTTCAGCATCCCGCCTGAACCGAGGAACGATGAAATAACAAACTCTTCTGAACTCCAAGAACACGCTCAAGCCCGAAATGATTTCCACAGTGCCATAGAGACCCTGAAAAAGAATTGCTTGCAGGACACTGATAAGCTAAATGATCTTAAACAACCTTTTGGCAGACCAGATCCCGGCGAAGGCCACATACATGATGTCACAATAGACAAGATCTATGTCCATGTAAGCATAGTTGAAGGCAGAGCTTACCATAAATTTGCGGAAGACAGGTCGAAGCAGCTCCAAGAATACCCACCCGATGCAAAGGACTGCAAATTCGCAAAACCAGAGGATATTCTTGACGAACATCACAAGAATGTTCTCGTTGTTGGCCGTCCTGGGATAGGAAAGACGTCATTGAGCACAAAGTTGCTTCGCCTTTGGGCATCTGGTGAGGCTTTTAATGGAGATGAACATTTCAACGTTGTCTTCCTCTTAAAGTTTAGGCGTTTCAATAATGACTACGCAAACTTGAGCCTTCGTGATCTGATGGCACGCTCAGAAACAGTCCAGAGTTTGGATGATGCTGTTTGGGATTTTATAAAACAAGAACCTACCAAGGTTCTGTTAATTTTTGACGGATTGGATgaatattcaagaaaagagGATATCAAGGCCCAAGATGACCCAACTTACAAAAACTGTGTGGAAGAAAAGATGCCCCTTTCCGTTTCGTATAATAAACTGGCGGAGGAAAAACTTCTTCCTGGTGCAAGCATACTCACGACAACACGACCAACTGCTGTGAAATGTGTTCGTCATCTACCTTTTCAAAGAACAGTCGAAATTCGCGGATTCACGTCAGATGACGTTAAGGAATATGTTGAGAATTTTACTCGAGGTAACCCCGAAGCAGGGAAGAAAATGTGGGAACACATCAAGTCCAACATTAacctgttttcattttgctacATCCCAATGAACTGTTTTCTGATTTGCCACTGCTTGCTTCAAATCAAACTTTCTGAGTCTTCCCAAGCACTGCCAACGAAGATGACGGACATTTATAAAATGACCGTAAAGATGTTCTTGTTCAATCACAACAGACAAGGTTTGTCTGCGGAGGAACTCGCAAGGCTCAAGTCAACCTACATGGATGAGCCTTTTGACAAGTTGCCTGAAGAACTTCAAGAAATCTTCAACAGTCTTGGAGA
It includes:
- the LOC141881999 gene encoding uncharacterized protein LOC141881999, with the translated sequence MESSGIIKNICPKTLNTFTCALVTIWITFGTVLIGIFSDMEINEPRFDFRCDGKDNIDKDFLRGMCYNQYWIQNHKLGIPPHLFVIVNVLLIPSVTVMYYLLFNSTVEKLKLNSQDAQVQPRHRRRTLFIAYLCQLIISIVLAITFILFLESHLFYPRNFPSKFSCFIENSSSVNGTQSTTLFNCSTSRARDKNLWTRVLTATNGIFAFFAFVEVIWILRRANNKREFMENWRFYADYLKLNSDEQRQEQQPDCISLVESQHGAFSIPPEPRNDEITNSSELQEHAQARNDFHSAIETLKKNCLQDTDKLNDLKQPFGRPDPGEGHIHDVTIDKIYVHVSIVEGRAYHKFAEDRSKQLQEYPPDAKDCKFAKPEDILDEHHKNVLVVGRPGIGKTSLSTKLLRLWASGEAFNGDEHFNVVFLLKFRRFNNDYANLSLRDLMARSETVQSLDDAVWDFIKQEPTKVLLIFDGLDEYSRKEDIKAQDDPTYKNCVEEKMPLSVSYNKLAEEKLLPGASILTTTRPTAVKCVRHLPFQRTVEIRGFTSDDVKEYVENFTRGNPEAGKKMWEHIKSNINLFSFCYIPMNCFLICHCLLQIKLSESSQALPTKMTDIYKMTVKMFLFNHNRQGLSAEELARLKSTYMDEPFDKLPEELQEIFNSLGEIAFKAIEEGRLLFESNEVSGLEDCGLLHKLPDQKRRALDAPPKSQFCFTHLTVQEFFAAKHLVDSKTDEEIERFVCEHIYHGTWPVVLQFAAGLLKSSLSSDIFIKLLPEQAQKEKNRKSSEPKTLTSWPVLKRDKNLAVQVCKCLYEINDEKQQPVLQDKIENIKLNVVDFNRCFLPPIDVAAVLHCLKNAEEVLYIDLEYNESGDLGANEVKKIFVNKERKLESLNLSNNNLTDNAAKDFAAVLMHSNCKLKSLDLSRNNFTDNAAKDFATALQHSHCKLESLALSRNNFTDNAAKDFAAALQHSNCKLELLYLGDNEFTDNAAKDFAAALEDSNCKLESLDLGGNRFTDNAAKDFASALKHSNCKLEWLFLRHNYFTYNAAKDFAAALQHSNCKLKSLYFIHDNFATTGRKYLTDAGKQSNCED